One region of Thunnus albacares chromosome 8, fThuAlb1.1, whole genome shotgun sequence genomic DNA includes:
- the LOC122987110 gene encoding potassium-transporting ATPase alpha chain 1 — translation MSNKDTYNMFEMDGQDKKKKKKAKKTEKLEGMKKEMDIDDHEITIEELELRYTTNVTKGLTTTFARQVFERDGPNELKPPKGTPEYVKFARQLAGGLQCLMWVAACICFIAFGIELSRGNLTSFDDLYLAITLIAVVVVTGCFGYYQEFKSTNIIASFKNLVPQQALVIRDGQKNQINAYELVVGDLVEIKGGDRVPADIRIITAQGCKVDNSSLTGESEPQTRSPEFTHENPLETRNIAFFSTTCLEGVATGVIISTGDRTIIGRIASLASGVGNEKTPIAIEIEHFVDIIAGLAIFFGFTFFVVAMFIGYAFLEAMIFFMAIVVAYVPEGLLATVTVCLSLTAKRLARKNCVVKNLEAVETLGSTSVICSDKTGTLTQNRMTVAHLWFDNHIHAADTTEDQSGQSFDQSSETWRSLARIATLCNRATFRPDQEGVPIPKRLVVGDASETALLKFTELTVGNIMDYRNRFKKVVEVPFNSTNKFQLSIHELEDPLDLRYLLVMKGAPERILERCSTILLKGQELPLDEQGKEAFQTAYMDLGGLGERVLGFCHLYLNEKEFPRGYRFDSDDMNFPTSGLCFAGLISMIDPPRATVPDAVMKCRTAGIRVVMVTGDHPITARAIAANVGIISEGSETVEDIAQRKRIPVEQVNKREARACVISGGQLKDMSSEELDDALKNHPEMVFARTSPQQKLIIVESCQRLGSIVAVTGDGVNDSPALKKADIGVAMGIAGSDAAKNAADMILLDDNFASIVTGVEQGRLIFDNLKKSIAYTLTKNIPELTPYLIYITVSVPLPLGCITILFIELATDIFPSVSLAYEKAESDIMHLKPRNPRRDRLVNEALAVYSYFQIGAIQSFAGFTDYFTAMAQEGWFPLLCVGLRSQWEDVKLQDLQDSYGQEWTFTQRLYQEYTCYTVFFVSIEICQISDVLIRKTRRLSVFQQGFFRNRVLVTAIVFQLCLGNLLCYCPGMPNMFNFMPIRVQWWFVPLPYGILIFVYDEIRKLGVRRHPGSWWDQELYY, via the exons CGTCAGGTCTTTGAGAGAGACGGTCCTAATGAACTGAAGCCTCCTAAAGGAACTCCAGAGTATGTGAAGTTTGCCAGGCAGTTGGCTGGAGGACTGCAGTGTCTGATGTGGGTCGCAGCTTGCATCTGCTTCATTGCCTTTGGAATTGAACTCTCAAGAGGGAACCTCACCAGCTTTGATGAT CTGTACTTGGCCATCACCCTAATTGCTGTCGTCGTGGTAACTGGGTGCTTTGGTTACTACCAAGAGTTCAAGAGTACCAACATCATTGCCAGCTTTAAGAATTTGGTGCCACAG CAAGCCCTAGTGATCCGTGATGGCCAGAAGAACCAGATCAATGCCTACGAGTTGGTTGTGGGGGATTTGGTGGAAATCAAAGGAGGAGACAGAGTCCCTGCTGACATTCGCATCATTACTGCTCAGGGCTGCAAG GTGGACAACTCATCTTTAACAGGGGAATCTGAACCGCAGACCAGGAGTCCAGAGTTTACCCATGAGAATCCACTGGAGACCAGAAACATTGCTTTCTTCTCTACCACCTGTCTGGAAG GTGTAGCTACAGGTGTGATCATTAGCACAGGTGATCGTACCATCATCGGTCGGATTGCCAGCTTGGCCAGCGGTGTTGGCAACGAGAAGACACCCATTGCCatcgaaattgaacattttgtgGATATCATCGCTGGTCTTGCCATCTTTTTTGGGTTTACCTTCTTTGTGGTCGCCATGTTCATCGGCTATGCCTTCCTGGAGGCGATGATCTTCTTCATGGCCATTGTGGTGGCGTATGTGCCAGAGGGACTGCTTGCTACAGTTACT GTATGTCTGTCTCTAACTGCTAAACGACTGGCCAGAAAGAACTGTGTTGTGAAGAACTTGGAAGCTGTGGAGACACTAG GCTCCACTTCAGTGATCTGCTCTGATAAGACGGGCACCCTGACCCAGAACAGGATGACTGTAGCTCATCTCTGGTTTGACAACCACATCCATGCTGCTGATACCACTGAAGATCAGTCAG GTCAGAGTTTTGACCAGTCATCAGAGACATGGCGTTCCCTGGCGAGAATTGCTACCCTGTGTAACAGAGCTACATTCAGACCTGATCAGGAAGGAGTGCCTATCCCTAAG AGGCTTGTGGTTGGAGACGCATCAGAGACTGCACTGCTGAAGTTCACAGAGCTCACCGTGGGGAACATTATGGACTACCGTAATCGCTTCAAAAAAGTAGTGGAAGTGCCCTTCAACTCCACTAACAAGTTCCAG CTGTCTATCCATGAACTGGAGGATCCCCTGGACCTGCGCTACCTGTTGGTGATGAAGGGAGCACCAGAACGTATTTTGGAGCGCTGCTCTACCATTTTGTTAAAAGGCCAGGAGCTGCCTCTTGATGAGCAGGGGAAAGAAGCTTTCCAGACAGCCTACATGGACCTGGGAGGACTGGGAGAAAGAGTTCTGG GTTTCTGCCATCTCTATCTGAATGAGAAAGAGTTTCCTCGTGGCTATCGGTTTGACAGCGATGACATGAATTTCCCCACCTCAGGACTGTGCTTTGCTGGCCTCATTTCAATGATTGATCCTCCAAGAGCCACTGTACCTGACGCAGTGATGAAATGTCGTACTGCTGGTATCAGG GTTGTCATGGTGACCGGAGACCATCCAATTACAGCACGGGCGATAGCAGCTAATGTTGGTATCATCTCAGAAGGCAGTGAAACGGTGGAAGATATTGCCCAGAGGAAACGCATACCTGTCGAACAAGTTAACAAGAG GGAAGCCCGTGCCTGTGTGATCAGTGGTGGTCAACTGAAAGACATGAGCAGTGAGGAGTTAGATGATGCACTGAAGAACCATCCCGAGATGGTGTTTGCAAGAACGTCCCCTCAGCAGAAACTGATCATTGTGGAGAGTTGTCAACGTCTG GGCTCCATTGTAGCTGTAACAGGTGACGGCGTGAATGACTCTCCGGCTCTTAAAAAGGCTGACATCGGCGTCGCCATGGGGATTGCTGGGTCAGATGCTGCCAAGAACGCCGCAGACATGATTCTGCTGGATGACAACTTTGCGTCTATTGTCACTGGAGTGGAGCAGG GTCGTCTTATCTTTGACAATCTGAAGAAGTCTATTGCCTACACTCTGACCAAGAACATTCCTGAGCTGACTCCATATCTGATCTACATCACTGTCAGCGTGCCTCTTCCTCTGGGCTGCATCACCATCCTCTTCATCGAGCTGGCCACAGACATT TTcccctctgtgtctctggcTTATGAGAAAGCAGAGAGTGACATCATGCACCTGAAGCCAAGAAACCCTCGTCGTGATCGTCTGGTAAATGAAGCACTGGCTGTCTACTCTTACTTCCAGATAG GAGCCATCCAGTCCTTTGCAGGTTTTACAGATTATTTCACAGCCATGGCACAGGAAGGCTGGTTTCCACTCTTGTGTGTTGGCCTGCGTTCTCAGTGGGAGGATGTTAAACTTCAAGACTTGCAGGACAGCTACGGACAAGAATGG ACCTTCACTCAGAGGTTGTACCAGGAGTACACCTGCTACactgtgttttttgtcagtATAGAGATCTGTCAGATCTCAGATGTGCTGATCAGGAAGACTCGACGTCTCTCTGTGTTCCAGCAAGGCTTCTTCAG GAACCGTGTCCTAGTTACGGCCATAGTCTTCCAGCTTTGCTTGGGTAATCTGCTTTGTTACTGCCCTGGGATGCCCAATATGTTCAATTTCATGCCTATCAG GGTCCAGTGGTGGTTTGTTCCTCTTCCTTATGGTATTCTAATCTTTGTCTATGATGAGATCAGGAAGTTAGGAGTCAGAAGACATCCAGGAA GTTGGTGGGATCAGGAGTTGTACTACTGA